One window of Cervus elaphus chromosome 2, mCerEla1.1, whole genome shotgun sequence genomic DNA carries:
- the LOC122706538 gene encoding translation initiation factor IF-2-like: MEPLGARPAPAAGRGGAASGGWPGRAPRGGSPRRARGLRRSVSEQRRGRLALPAGAARPGAGRRGGERERRPPPRLPGSGGGGAGRGERRREPGRAGRGAAAPRFPPRRPCAEPGGRRGPGPERVPSATRAGRGRGPRGRASLRGAGVPALRAGAAPGKVGADREPRGPGGKCGRAAVPGDGGTGVAGGGGRGCSARGEEGARSGSPAGARRCPAGPAISHTKSTSAYYKEIRVDLTKLRSKRGCISLEWMCSGSTWSSLT; the protein is encoded by the exons ATGGAGCCTCTTGGGGCGCGACCCGCACCGGCGGCGGGGCGCGGGGGGGCGGCGAGTGGCGGCTGGCCGGGGCGGGCTCCCCGAGGCGGGTCCCCGAGGCGGGCCCGCGGCCTCCGGCGGAGCGTCTCGGAGCAGCGGCG AGGGCGCCTGGCGCTGCCGGCCGGGGCCGCGCGCCCGGGCGCCGGGAGGCGAGGCGGGGAGCGCGAGCGGCGGCCACCGCCACGTCTTCCCGGcagtggcggcggcggcgcgggccgAGGTGAGCGGCGGCGTGAGCCGGGCCGGGctgggcggggggcggcggcCCCGCGGTTCCCGCCGCGCCGGCCCTGTGCAGAGCCGGGCGGCCGCCGAGGCCCGGGCCCCGAGCGCGTCCCGAGCGCAACTCGTGCCGGCCGCGGGCGGGGGCCGCGGGGCCGCGCGTCTCTGCGCGGGGCCGGGGTCCCCGCTCTGCGGGCCGGGGCCGCGCCCGGGAAAGTTGGGGCGGACCGCGAGCCCCGCGGGCCGGGCGGGAAGTGCGGGCGCGCGGCGGTCCCGGGGGACGGGGGCACGGGGGTCGCCGGAGGCGGCGGGCGCGGGTGCTCGGCGCGTGGAGAGGAAGGGGCGCGCTCGGGGTCCCCGGCTGGAGCCCGCAGGTGCCCGGCGGGGCCCGCG ATCAGCCACACAAAGTCCACCTCAGCCTATTATAAAGAAATTAGGGTGGACTTAACAAAGCTCAGAAGCAAGAGAGGCTGCATAAG CCTGGAGTGGATGTGCAGTGGATCCACTTGGAGCAGCCTTACTTGA